A single region of the Nicotiana sylvestris chromosome 6, ASM39365v2, whole genome shotgun sequence genome encodes:
- the LOC138871090 gene encoding uncharacterized protein: protein MSGYAKFMKDLMTKKRSMNFETIKFTHQVSAIVHSMAPKLEDPSAFMIPCTIGSVEFAKALCDLGESINLMPHSIFKTLRIGKPRPTSMRLQMAYHTMKRPLGVIEDVLVRVDKFILLADFVILDCEVDYEVSIIVGVPFLTTGKALCDVEA from the coding sequence ATGTCTGGTTATGCAAAGTTTATGAAGGATCTCATGACAAAGAAGCGGTCAATGAATTTTGAAACTATCAAAttcactcatcaagtgagtgcaattgtgcattcAATGGCTCCTAAGTTAGAGGATCCCAGTGCTTTCATGATTCCTTGTACAATTGGAAGTGTCGagtttgctaaagctctttgtgatcttggtgaaagtatcaatttgatgccccaTTCGATTTTCAAAACCTTGAGAATTGGGAAACCAAGACCCAcctctatgagattgcaaatggcctaTCATACCATGAAGAGACCTTTGGGAGTGATTGAAGATGTCttggttcgtgttgataaattcattcttctAGCAGATTTTGTCATTCTAGATTGTGAAGTTGATTATGAGGTGTCGATTATTGTTGGAGTACCTTTCCTTACTACGGGGAAGGCTCTTTGTGATGTTGAAGCCTGA